The Thermodesulfobacteriota bacterium DNA window CATCATGTTTAACGGGCAGGGATTAAAATAACTGGGAGCATTTAAGTATGAAAAATCGTTTATGGCTTTTGCTGATCATTTCAGCCTTCTGTTTGATCGGTTGTTCCCCGAAACACCGGTCTTTCCAGATTTCAACGGATTACCTGAACATATTGCAGGATACGGATCCGCTCCGTTCTCCGGGTTTTAATCCGGACACGAACGCCTCCCGGGAGGCAATCGAAAAATTCCGGAAATTTTACGCTGTTTTTTCACCAGAAAACATTCGCGCCGGCGTCCGGGAACTGTATGCGCCGGATGCCTTTTTCGCCGACGGGTTTAAACACGTTCAGGGACTGGACGCCATAGAGGCCTATTTTCTGAGAAGCGTTGAAAGTGTTCATTCCTGCCGTTTTGAAATAGCGGATGTGGTCGACTCGGAAGGCGAATATTATTTCCGCTGGATCATGCACCTTATCCTCGAGCGGGACCTTGAAAAAGTTATCGAGACCGTGGGCATGTCCCATGTACGATTCAATGACCGGGGGCAAATCGTATTTCACCAGGACTACTGGGACACCTCGCTGATTTATGAGCAGATTCCGGTCCTGGGCCGTGTCATCGCCTGGATCAAAAGTCGTTTTTAATTTCCTATTCCGGTAGCTGGGGTCGGACCGGTCTAACAGACTGATCTAAAACAAAATACAACCAAAAATAGCTGTAAAACAAGGCTTAAAATGATATTTTTGGCCCTAAAAAGAGCAATCTAAACCTTTTCATTTCATAAACGGTAGACAAAGATGTGGTCTCGTATAATGACAGGTCTTTGCTTCTCGCGAAAAAGATGAGGAGTCTTAAAGTAATGTTTTTACCATTAAAAAAGATATTTTAAAGGTAGAAAACAGCTACGTTTCCCATGATTATCTTTTATAATTAGACTATTGGCTTGGTCCGACCCCAAACTACCCCAAACTACAGGCTAAATGTGCAACCGCAGCGACTGGAGGGAGTTGATTTTTTCCGTCAGGCCGTAACGTTGCCTGATGTTTCTGAAGTTTTTCGCTTCCGGATAGCCCCGTTCAAAAACCCCGGCCTTCATGCGGGCGTCCTTGGCCAGGTAGTGCCGGCCGCCGTGAGCGATGACGATGGCGTCCAGCTCGTCCAGGAAGGGGAAGAGACGGGGATGCATGGGAAAATCAAGGGCCAGGGAGCACCCTTTCAGGGGGAAGGACAGGGGGTTGTCGTTGGCGGGCCCGAACAGTTTGAGCACGCCCAGAAACGGGCCAACGTTTTCATCCCTCATTTTTCCGAACACGGCGCGCAGCCCCGCGGTCCCGGCTTCGTCGGGGAGCACGAACTGGTATTGAATGAAGCCGGAGGGGCCGTAAAGGCGGTTCCATGAATCCAGGCGGTCCAAGGGATAAAAGAATTGGTCCAGGGATACCCGGCGGGTCCGGGCGGAGGGGCCCGCGGCCAGGAAATAGAGCCGGTTGAACAGGCGGACGGAAAACCGGTTGAGCAGCGGCGAAGGGAACCGCTCCGGAACGGACAGGGAGCGGGGCGGCGGCCGGCTCAGGTCGCCGTCATCGGCGTGTTCGCCCAGCATGACCAGGCCGCGGCCGTTCTTCTCAAGGCAGTCGACCCAGGCAACGGAATACGGCACGGCCTGATGGTGTTCAAGGTTTTCAAGGATCTCGTTCAGCCCCCGGCAGCGGATGGTCCGTTCCCGAATAAAAGCGCTGTTAACGCGGACCAGCCGCAGGGCGGCGTCCAGGACCAGGCCGGTCAGGCCCATGCCGCCGCAGGTGGCCCGGAACAGGTCGGGGTTTTCCTGCCGGCCGCAGGTCATGATCCGGCCGTCCGGCAGCATCAGCCGGAAAGAAAGGACAGACGAACTGAAGCACCCCTGCTGGTGGTGATTCTTACCGTGAACGTCGGCGGCAATGGCACCGCCCACCGTGATCTTCCTGGTGCCGGGCGTGACCTTGAGAAACCAGCCCCGGGGCAGGGTCCGGTCGATGATTTCCGCCAGGGTCATGCCGGCGGCGCAACGGATAATGCCCCGGCCTTCATCAAGGTCGATCAGCCGATGGTAATGCCGCGTGAAAATCACCTCCCGGTTCAGGGCGCTGTCCCCGTAGCTACCCCCGGCGCCATGGGCAATCCAGGGGTGCCCGGCCGACACCAGGGCCGCGGCTTCATCTTCGGTTTCATAGAAGCTGCCTTGCGCCTCAACGCGGGGATATCGCCCCCAACCGGATAGCAACATGGCCTTCCTCATTCCGGATATATTTCCCTCGCCTTGCAGGGGCGGCCTTCAGGCCGCATTAAAAAAATCAAAAGGCCGGACCCGGTCCCGGATGTCGCCTGAAGCAACGGCTTGTTCAAAGTCATCGGCCAGCAATCGGCTCTGGCCGGCCACCGTCTCCCAGTAACGGAACCGCTCTTCATCCCGGCGGTGGAGAAGCTTGAAGTCGTTGCGGTCGGATATTTTCCCGTAGGGCAGGCCGGCCACAAAATCCGGCGACGGCGCCGCCAGCAGCACGTTGTCCAGCCATGCCGGGACCGGCTTCCGCCAGGTGATCTTTTTATCGAACCAGCCCGGAACGATCCTGGGAATATAATGGGGAAAGAGCACGATCCGGTCGGGGTCGCAGGGAAAGGGAAGGTTCATGTGATAATCGATGATGCCACCATCCCGGTAAACGCCGGACGGCGCGCCCGGGATGTCGCTGACACCGGACATGACCAGGGGGATGGAGCCCGAGGCCATGACCGCCGCGCGGAAGTTTTCCTGGCTTAAGGTCACGCGGCGATCGGAAAAACCGTTAAGCCCGTTCCAGAAACCGTCGGCTGCCGGATGCTGGAACAGGACCCGCTGGAAAAATAGCCGCAGCGAAGCGCGGGATACGGCATTGCCGGCGGCGGCCAGGCCCAGGGCGGGGATCTGCCGCAAGGGAGTTTCACTGGCCAGGGCCGCCCGGGCGCACCGGGCCGTCACGAAGGCCGGCCGGAAAAACGGATGAGCCAGGACCTGGCGGATTTCATCGTCGCCGATATACCCGGCCAGCACCCGTTCGCTTTCCCGAGACACTTCGGCCGGAGTGGGTTTGGTTTCGTAGCGCTGATGGATGTAGGCCTCTTTGAGGCGATCAAAGGCCGCTCCGGGATCCCTGACGGAAGCGGCGGCAAACTGCCAGGCGCCGATGGAGGAGCCGATCAGATGCAGCGGATCACTTCTACCCGCGAAAAACCGGGTGAACAGTAAGCGGTTTAAGCCATAGAGGACCAGCCACTTGGGGCCGCCCGCAGCGCCGGTTACCACCTGCACCCGCCCGGGCTTTAGCCCCTCCTCGCGGATGATGGACAGGGCCTTTTTCCCGGCGAAAAAAAGAAGGTCTTTCGACATATCAGTATTATCTCTCGGATGCTTCACAAATCTATGGGCATATATGAAGGGCGCCTCTACGGGTCTATGCCAAGGGCATCAAGCCTGCGTAGGGGAAACCTTCAGGATTCCCGTTTCCGCTGGCGGCCTGAAGGCCGCCCCTACATTCACTTGGCCCCTCGACCCCTCGAACCCTCGGCCCCTTGAATCCTCACAAGCCCTTAAGCCAGCATGCCGCCATCGCAGGTAATACAACTGCCGGTGGTAAAAGACGACGCGTCCGAAACCAGGTACAGCACGGCCCCGGCCATTTCCTCCGGCTGGGCGATGCGGCCCATGGGAATGCCGCCGACGGCATAATCCAGAATGGCCTTGTTGGCGATGATGGCTTCGCTGAACTTGGTGTCGGTCAGGCCCGGCAGGAGGGCGTTGACGCGGATGTTCTTGGCGGCCAGTTCCTTGGCAAAGGCCTTGGTCATGCCCACAACGCCGGCCTTGGTGATGGAATAAATGCCCTGCATGGGCGCCGGCCGCACGGCGTTGACCGACGACACGTTAACGATGGAACCCGGTGTGCCGGTTTCGATCATCAGCCGGGCCGCGAACTGAATGATGAAAAACGGCCCCTTGAGATTGACGTCGTTGGTCTTGTCCCAGGCCCACTCCTCGGCGTTGAGCATTTCGCCAAAATAAGGGTTGGTGGCGGCGTTGTTGACCACAATATTCAGCTTACCGTATTTGTCTTTAATGTGCCGGAAAAGAGCATTGAGTTGTTCCATGTCGCCGACATGGCAGGCCAGGGCTTCGGCCTTACCGCCGGCGGCTTTAATCTTGTCCGCCACGTTATTCAAGGGATCGATCTTGCGGCCGGTCAGAATACACTGGGCGCCGTTGGCGGCCAGCGTCAGCGCGATGGACTCCCCTATCCCCCTGCTGGCGCCGGTGATCAGGGCCACCCTGTCCTTTAATGAAAAATCAACCATCTGTTACCTCCTGAATGAAATTATATGTTCGCAAACGCCGCGAAGTTATCGCCCAGTATCTTCCGCCGGTCAGCGGCATCGGGCAGCAGCCGTTCAATTCTTTTCTTTATCCGGCACATGTCAAAAGTGCCCTGCTCATCATGAAAACCGAAGGGACAGTCGGTGCCATAGCAGCACCGGTCCACGCCCAGGGCCCGGACCACATCCGCCAGGATCTTCTTGCCCACGTAACTGGTCTGGGACACGTCCACCAGAATGTTCCGGTTGCCCGCTATTTTCCGCCAGGTATCGGCATATTCGGGAAAGCCGGCGTGGGCCAGGATGAGTTTCAGGCCGGGCACCTGCGTCACCAGATCCTCGAACCGGCCGTGTTCACCGAACCCGACGTGAATCAGCAAGGGCCGGCCGTCGGCCGCGGCCGCCCGGGCCACCGGGACCAGGGCCTCCGGAGCGTAACGGTGCCAGAAGGGATGGGCCTTGACGCCGATGGCGCCGGGATGGTCCTTCCAGCGTTCGTATTCCCTGACCGGATCAACATTCCCCCGCGGGTTGACAAATATCCAGCCGAAAAAACGGTCCGGATGCCTGTCCACGGCCTCAAACACCAGGGCATTGTCCGGATCCTGATAAATGGAATAGGCGCCGGCCGGCAGCTTGATGTCGCCCTCCGGGGTAAAACGCGCCGCCATAAACCGGGCCGCCCAACGCAAGGACGCATGCGTCAGCAGAAAATGAAACAGCTTGATCAGCAGCGGACCGGTCTCCGGAATGGGATCGCACATGGGCGCCATGAGGGCGGTCCTGTCGATCCCGCAGGCATCCATTTTTTTCAGCAGCAGATCAACGGGCAGCAGCCGCTCTTCCAGATGGGCATGGCAATCGATGATCATGGTTTCCCTCCTCCCGCATGGCTCACGTAAAAGGTGACGATAACAAGTAGCGGAAGTTCTTCAGCCTTCCATTTATCATGGAGGGCTGAAGCCCTCCGCTACATAGTGACGTCTTATCCTGTCAGGCTGACCATTCAGCATATGATGGCGCGGTAAAAAGTTCAAGATCAAGGCGCGCAAATCCCGAGGAATGCAGTCACGCCTGTGGCGTGATGAAATTCCGAGGGATGAAGCGCAACGCCGATATTGAGCTTTCTACCGCGCCATCAGAATTCCGGGTTTTGCATGGCCTTGAGGGCCGCCCTCTCCAGCACCTCCACCGCCGCGATGAGCAGGCCGAACCGCTCATCCTTGGTCTGGCCGTGATAAAAGCGGTAATAGATCTGCTGGGCGATCACGGCCAGGCGGAAAAGGCCGAACACGAAATAGAAGTTGAAATTATCGACCTTGCGGCCGCTCCTGTCAAGATAAGCCGCCACCACCTCCCGCCGGGTCATCATACCCGGCGCGGTTGTCGGCAGCATGCGAATCAGCTTCTGCTCCTCCAGGTCATCGGCCTGAACCCAGTATCCCAGGGACGAGCCCAGGTCCATGAGGGGATCGCCCAGGGTGGCCATTTCCCAGTCAAAGACGCCAATGATCTCCAGAGGGTTGTCCGGGTTAAGCACCAGGTTGTCGAACTTGTAATCGTTATGAATGATGCAGGGGGTATCGATATCCGCCGGCATGTTGTCCGCCAGCCAGGCCATGACCTTCTCGTAATCCGGCGCGTCCGGAGTGCGGGCATCGCGATAGCGGCGGCTCCATCCTTCCACCTGCCGCCGGACATACCCTTCCGGCTTACCGAAATCCGCCAGGCCGATGGCCTGGTAATCAACGGCATGTAAACGGCACAAAATATCGATCATGTTGTCGCACAGTTTGCGGACGGCCTCCGGCGCCATGTTCAGCTCGGCCGGAATGTTCTTGCGCAGCACGATCCCCCGCACGCACTTCATGACGTAAAAATCGCACCCCAGGACCTCCGGATCGTCACAGAAGGCCAGCGCTTCCGGGCAAAAAGGAAAGACCGGATGAAGGGCCTTTAAGATCCGGTACTCCCGGGACATGTCGTGGGCGGTTTTCGCCTTGCGGCCAAAGGGCGGACGACGCAGCACCAGTTCGGTATCACCCACTTTCAGTAAATAGGTCAGGTTGGAAAACCCGCTGGGAAACTGCCTGACCGTCAACTCTCCCGACAGACCGGTGATGGTATCCTTTAAATAGGTTTCGACCTTTATAATATCGAGGTCTTCACCCTCCCTTACCGTTTTCGGCTGATCGATGACACTCATCGTCTCCCCTCACTTAATAACTTAACCACTTAAAACTTAATCACTTAAAACTTAATCACTTTATAACTACCCCCAACGCCCGTTCGACGAATTTGACGACAAAATCCGCATACTCATCCACGCTGATTTTTCTTTTCGTATATTTCCACCGTTTCAGGTACCAGTCCTGAAGCAGGGTCTTGATCAGCGACGCCGCCAGCAAGGTGTTGCCGGTGGTAAACCGTCCGGCTGTCACGCCCGCGGCCAGGATATCGGCAAAGACCTTTTCCGTATACAATTCGCTGGCGATCACCTTCTTCTGCTCCTCTTTGTTCAAATTTTTGGCTTCCATGAAGAAGAAGTAGAACCAGGGCTGCATGGCTTCGCTCAGATACAGATGAGTACGGATGGCGATGTCGAGCTTTTCCACGGGTTCGGTCTTTTTGCCGATTTCCTCTTCCAGGAGTTTTCCGGTAATCCGATAGCCCTGCTCCTGGATAACGGCCAGGAGCTGTTCCTTATTGGAAAAATAGGAATAGAGCGCGCCCAGACTTAAATTGGTTTCACGGGCCAGCTCCCGAAGGCTCATGGAGTGGAACCCCTTTTTGTTGCTCAGGCTCAGGGTGGCGTTATAGATATTGACCAGATTCTTCACCACCACCGCCTCTTTTTTCACTTTGATGGCGGCACGATTCTCGCGGAAGATATCCCGGCAGATATCCTCCATGGAAAGCATGACCTTGTCTTTAAAGTCGGCGTACGTCATTTTAGTCTGCTACTTACCCTGGTAACTTTTCAGGATCCGCTTGGACACGGACATTTTGTGGACTTCATCGGCGCCGTCGTAGATCCGGGCGGCCCGCTCATGACGGTAGAAGAACGCCAAAATGGTGTCATCGGTCATGCCCAGCCCGCCGTGCACCTGCAGGGCCCGGTCGATCACCCGCAGCATGGTGTTGGCCACGTAAAACTTGATAAAAGAGACGTCGTCGCGGGCCTCTTTCTGGCCGTAGCGGTCGATTTTCCAGGCGGCGTGCAGGGTCATCAGCCGGGCCGCCTGCATCTCCGCGGCTGAATCGGCCACCCATTGACGGACGATCTGGCGCGTGGCCAGTGTCTGGCCGTCGGGCAGGATCAGCCGCTGGTTGGCCCGGCGGCACATCATGTCAAAGCAGCGTTTGCTGATGCCCAGCCAGCGCATGCAGTGATGGATCCGGCCGGGGCCCAGCCGTTCCTGGGCGATGACGAACCCGTGGCCTTCCGGCCCCAGCAGGTTCTTCCGCGGCACCCGGCAGGATTGATAGAGAATTTCGCCGTGGCTGGCGTAGTCGCTGCCCTTCTCGCCCATGACCGGCAGGTTGCGGACCAGGTTGAAGCCGGGAGTGTCCGTGGGCACGATGATCATGCTGGCCCGCAGATATACCGGTGCTTCCGGGTTGGTGACGGCCATGACGATGGCAAACTTGGCGCCATCAGCGGCGGTGGTGTACCATTTATGACCGTTGATGACATAGTCGTCCCCGTCCTTGACGGCGGTGGTATCCAGCATGACCGGATTGGAGCCGGGCAGGTCCACTTCGGTCATGGAAAAGCAACTGCGGATCTTTCCCTCGACCAGGGGCTTGAGATACTGTTCCTTCTGCTCCGGCGTACCGTGCAGATGAAGGATCTCGATGTTGCCGGCGTCCGGCGCCTGGCAGCCGAAAACATAATGGCCCAGCGGGCAGCCGCCCAGGGCTTCGGACACCAGGCCGTGATCCACCAGGGAAAGGCCCATGCCGCCCAGTTCCGTCGGGATCTGCGGACCCCACAGTTCCATCTTCTTGACCATCGCCCGTTTTTCCGCCAGCACCGGCACCATTTCCTTGAAATCATGGGTCACGAACTCCGCTTCCAGGGGCATCAGCTCCTTTTCCACGAACTCGTGAATCATCTCCAGAATGGTCTTCATCTTATCCGATATTTCAAAATCCATGTTTTCCTCCCAAATTGATTATTCGTTATTAATAACAAACACCTGACAAATAGCGTGATCCTGATGGCTTTGTTAAAAGTTCAAGATCAAGGCGCGCAAATCCCGAGGGGCGGAACGTACTTTTTCGTACGTGAGCACCCGAGGGATGCAGCGCAACGCAGATATTGAGCTTTTAACGAAGCCATCACCGATACGTAACGAGATTCTCCTTCTCCGGATGAGCCAGCCAGTCGTGCTCGTTGAACGACGCCAGCATCATCGCCTCAGGCGTGCATTTAAAACGGGTCATGGAGCAGTTGATCACCTGCCAGTTCACCCGCATGGTCATCTCTCCGGAAAGGGCCAGGGCCCGCTGCACAGCCACCGCCGTCGGCCCGCCGGACGTGAACACGCCCACCTGCCGGCCGCGCCCGTCCTGGTCCAGGATCTTGTCGATGCCCCGGTTGACCCGGGAAGAGAATTCATCCCATGACATCAGGTCGGCCGCTGAATATTCGCCCCTGACCCAGCGCAGGGCCGCCTCTTCGAACACGCGCTGGAAGGCCCGTCCGTCGATGAACATGGCGGCCACATCATTATTATAGGATTCGCTCTCCGCGGCCAGGACCGGAACCAGCGTTCGCAGCACGCCGCCGAAATCATACTCCGCCAGTTCCGGCATCTCCGTGACGGTAAAATGATTGATGCCGGCCAGCCGGCACCTTGACAGATAGGGTTCGGCGGTCTGGCGGTGACGGACCTGGGGCCCGATATAGACCGTGTCAAAAACAATTTTTCTTTCCAGCAGGTGATCCGCCAGCCGGCCGGCCTGGATCATCCCCTGTTCGGAAAGCTGGTCGTAGTTCTCCTTTCCAAAGGATGCCTGGCCGTGACGGATGAAGTAGATCGTGCTCATACGGTTTCCTGTTTTTATTCATCATAGGCCGATAATTTGCGTTGTCAATAAAAATCTAACGAACGTTCGTTTTTTTGTTGTAACCGTCAGCTCCTTGCGGTAATATGAACAAAACGAAAGAGAAAATGCCATGAAACTTCTTGTTTGCGTCAAGCACGTCATTGATATCGAGCAGCAGATCGACATCCGCAATGACCGCCTGTGGATCGCGGAGAACGAAGACACCCGTTTTCACATGAACTATTTTGACGAATTTGCCGTGGAAGAAGCCGTCCGGATCAAAGAACGGTTTACGGGCGTTACCATTGACGTCCTGACCCTGGGGCCAGGCAGCGCGGAAGTCACCCTGCGACGGGCCATGGCCCTGGGCGCGGACCATGCCATTCATATTCTGAGCCCTGAGAACGGCTTTGTGCCGGCCGAGGAAACGGCTTTTCATATCGCGGAATTTGTCAAAACCGAAGCTTATGATTTGATTCTCTTCGGGGTCATGTCCGAAGACAGCATGCAGAGCCTGACCGGGCCCATGACCGCGGCCATGTGCGGCCTGCCCTGCGCGGCCGCGGTGGTCGACCTGACGATGGCTCCGGAAACCCGGAGCCTGACCGCGGTCTGCGAACTGGCCGGCGGCCTGCGCGAAACCGTGCGCCTGCCGCTGCCGGCGGTTATCACCACGCAGTCGGGCATCAACCAGCCCCGGTACGCCTCCCTGTCCAACCGCCTGCGGGCCAAGTCACAGGCCATCCGGACGATCGTTCCGGAATCAACGAAACTGCCGAAACCGCGGCAGCACCCCCTGTCCGTCTTCCTGCCCGCTAAAACCGGGGCCGGTGAGTTCATTCAGGGGACCATCGAGGAAAAAGCCCGCACCCTGATTGACCTGCTGCATCAGAAATCGCTGATATGAAAGGATGACCGATGAAAAACAATATCCTGCTGGTAGCGGAAACAATCGACAACCAGGTAGCGCCGGTCAGCGCCGAGCTGTCCGGCCTGGCCGCCCGCCTGTCGGCCATTACCGGCGGCCGGGCGAATTTTCTGATTGCCGGCAGCGATATCGTCGGACCGGCCGGGGAGTTCGCGGCCAAGACCGGCCGGCCGGCGCTTGTGATTCAGCACCCGTCGCTGTGCTATCCCAACCCGGAGCTGCTGGCCGACGTCGTGTCCGATCTGGCCGCCCGGCAGTCCTTTCATTATATCTGTTTCCCGCACACGGCTACCGGATGTCAGGCCGCGGCCAGAGCCGCGGTTAAAACCAACGCCGTCTGCGTTTCGGGGATCAGCGACCTGCGAGCGGACGAGGATGACATCATCTTTCAGCGGTCCCTGTTCAACGGCAAACTGGCCATGGACATCAGGGCGACCGACGGACCGGTGGTACTGACCGCCCTGCCCGGCGCTTTTTCTAAATCGCCGGACGACCCGGGCCTGACGGCCGATCCGGAAATAATTGTCCGGTCCGTGGAGAACACCGCCGTTGCTTATCAACCCCTGACCATTACCGCCGCCGATGACACGGACGCGGGCATCGACAGGGCGGACATCATCATCGCCGCCGGTCGCGGCATCGGCGACCGGGAAAACCTGGAACTGGTCCACCGCCTGGCCCGGCTCTTTCCCAACGCCGCGGTGGCGGCCTCGCGGCCCCTGTGCGACCTCAAATGGCTGCCCTACTCCCGCCAGGTCGGCGCCACCGGCAAAACCGTTGCCCCCAAACTTTATCTCGCCTGCGGCATTTCCGGCGCCCAGCAGCATGTTTACGGCATGAAAGACTCCCAGTGGATCGCGGCCATCAACACCGACCCCAACGCCGCCATCTTTTCCGTGGCCGACTACTGCGTGGTGGAAGATGTCACGACCTTCCTGCCGGTCCTGGCGGATATGTACGAAAATCGATAGAGA harbors:
- a CDS encoding nuclear transport factor 2 family protein, coding for MKNRLWLLLIISAFCLIGCSPKHRSFQISTDYLNILQDTDPLRSPGFNPDTNASREAIEKFRKFYAVFSPENIRAGVRELYAPDAFFADGFKHVQGLDAIEAYFLRSVESVHSCRFEIADVVDSEGEYYFRWIMHLILERDLEKVIETVGMSHVRFNDRGQIVFHQDYWDTSLIYEQIPVLGRVIAWIKSRF
- a CDS encoding histidine phosphatase family protein, which encodes MSTIYFIRHGQASFGKENYDQLSEQGMIQAGRLADHLLERKIVFDTVYIGPQVRHRQTAEPYLSRCRLAGINHFTVTEMPELAEYDFGGVLRTLVPVLAAESESYNNDVAAMFIDGRAFQRVFEEAALRWVRGEYSAADLMSWDEFSSRVNRGIDKILDQDGRGRQVGVFTSGGPTAVAVQRALALSGEMTMRVNWQVINCSMTRFKCTPEAMMLASFNEHDWLAHPEKENLVTYR
- a CDS encoding patatin-like phospholipase family protein, encoding MSKDLLFFAGKKALSIIREEGLKPGRVQVVTGAAGGPKWLVLYGLNRLLFTRFFAGRSDPLHLIGSSIGAWQFAAASVRDPGAAFDRLKEAYIHQRYETKPTPAEVSRESERVLAGYIGDDEIRQVLAHPFFRPAFVTARCARAALASETPLRQIPALGLAAAGNAVSRASLRLFFQRVLFQHPAADGFWNGLNGFSDRRVTLSQENFRAAVMASGSIPLVMSGVSDIPGAPSGVYRDGGIIDYHMNLPFPCDPDRIVLFPHYIPRIVPGWFDKKITWRKPVPAWLDNVLLAAPSPDFVAGLPYGKISDRNDFKLLHRRDEERFRYWETVAGQSRLLADDFEQAVASGDIRDRVRPFDFFNAA
- a CDS encoding SDR family oxidoreductase → MVDFSLKDRVALITGASRGIGESIALTLAANGAQCILTGRKIDPLNNVADKIKAAGGKAEALACHVGDMEQLNALFRHIKDKYGKLNIVVNNAATNPYFGEMLNAEEWAWDKTNDVNLKGPFFIIQFAARLMIETGTPGSIVNVSSVNAVRPAPMQGIYSITKAGVVGMTKAFAKELAAKNIRVNALLPGLTDTKFSEAIIANKAILDYAVGGIPMGRIAQPEEMAGAVLYLVSDASSFTTGSCITCDGGMLA
- a CDS encoding electron transfer flavoprotein subunit beta/FixA family protein, which encodes MKLLVCVKHVIDIEQQIDIRNDRLWIAENEDTRFHMNYFDEFAVEEAVRIKERFTGVTIDVLTLGPGSAEVTLRRAMALGADHAIHILSPENGFVPAEETAFHIAEFVKTEAYDLILFGVMSEDSMQSLTGPMTAAMCGLPCAAAVVDLTMAPETRSLTAVCELAGGLRETVRLPLPAVITTQSGINQPRYASLSNRLRAKSQAIRTIVPESTKLPKPRQHPLSVFLPAKTGAGEFIQGTIEEKARTLIDLLHQKSLI
- a CDS encoding phosphotransferase family protein; the protein is MSVIDQPKTVREGEDLDIIKVETYLKDTITGLSGELTVRQFPSGFSNLTYLLKVGDTELVLRRPPFGRKAKTAHDMSREYRILKALHPVFPFCPEALAFCDDPEVLGCDFYVMKCVRGIVLRKNIPAELNMAPEAVRKLCDNMIDILCRLHAVDYQAIGLADFGKPEGYVRRQVEGWSRRYRDARTPDAPDYEKVMAWLADNMPADIDTPCIIHNDYKFDNLVLNPDNPLEIIGVFDWEMATLGDPLMDLGSSLGYWVQADDLEEQKLIRMLPTTAPGMMTRREVVAAYLDRSGRKVDNFNFYFVFGLFRLAVIAQQIYYRFYHGQTKDERFGLLIAAVEVLERAALKAMQNPEF
- a CDS encoding TetR/AcrR family transcriptional regulator, translating into MTYADFKDKVMLSMEDICRDIFRENRAAIKVKKEAVVVKNLVNIYNATLSLSNKKGFHSMSLRELARETNLSLGALYSYFSNKEQLLAVIQEQGYRITGKLLEEEIGKKTEPVEKLDIAIRTHLYLSEAMQPWFYFFFMEAKNLNKEEQKKVIASELYTEKVFADILAAGVTAGRFTTGNTLLAASLIKTLLQDWYLKRWKYTKRKISVDEYADFVVKFVERALGVVIK
- a CDS encoding FAD-binding oxidoreductase produces the protein MLLSGWGRYPRVEAQGSFYETEDEAAALVSAGHPWIAHGAGGSYGDSALNREVIFTRHYHRLIDLDEGRGIIRCAAGMTLAEIIDRTLPRGWFLKVTPGTRKITVGGAIAADVHGKNHHQQGCFSSSVLSFRLMLPDGRIMTCGRQENPDLFRATCGGMGLTGLVLDAALRLVRVNSAFIRERTIRCRGLNEILENLEHHQAVPYSVAWVDCLEKNGRGLVMLGEHADDGDLSRPPPRSLSVPERFPSPLLNRFSVRLFNRLYFLAAGPSARTRRVSLDQFFYPLDRLDSWNRLYGPSGFIQYQFVLPDEAGTAGLRAVFGKMRDENVGPFLGVLKLFGPANDNPLSFPLKGCSLALDFPMHPRLFPFLDELDAIVIAHGGRHYLAKDARMKAGVFERGYPEAKNFRNIRQRYGLTEKINSLQSLRLHI
- a CDS encoding acyl-CoA dehydrogenase family protein, which codes for MDFEISDKMKTILEMIHEFVEKELMPLEAEFVTHDFKEMVPVLAEKRAMVKKMELWGPQIPTELGGMGLSLVDHGLVSEALGGCPLGHYVFGCQAPDAGNIEILHLHGTPEQKEQYLKPLVEGKIRSCFSMTEVDLPGSNPVMLDTTAVKDGDDYVINGHKWYTTAADGAKFAIVMAVTNPEAPVYLRASMIIVPTDTPGFNLVRNLPVMGEKGSDYASHGEILYQSCRVPRKNLLGPEGHGFVIAQERLGPGRIHHCMRWLGISKRCFDMMCRRANQRLILPDGQTLATRQIVRQWVADSAAEMQAARLMTLHAAWKIDRYGQKEARDDVSFIKFYVANTMLRVIDRALQVHGGLGMTDDTILAFFYRHERAARIYDGADEVHKMSVSKRILKSYQGK
- a CDS encoding amidohydrolase family protein yields the protein MIIDCHAHLEERLLPVDLLLKKMDACGIDRTALMAPMCDPIPETGPLLIKLFHFLLTHASLRWAARFMAARFTPEGDIKLPAGAYSIYQDPDNALVFEAVDRHPDRFFGWIFVNPRGNVDPVREYERWKDHPGAIGVKAHPFWHRYAPEALVPVARAAAADGRPLLIHVGFGEHGRFEDLVTQVPGLKLILAHAGFPEYADTWRKIAGNRNILVDVSQTSYVGKKILADVVRALGVDRCCYGTDCPFGFHDEQGTFDMCRIKKRIERLLPDAADRRKILGDNFAAFANI
- a CDS encoding electron transfer flavoprotein subunit alpha/FixB family protein; this encodes MKNNILLVAETIDNQVAPVSAELSGLAARLSAITGGRANFLIAGSDIVGPAGEFAAKTGRPALVIQHPSLCYPNPELLADVVSDLAARQSFHYICFPHTATGCQAAARAAVKTNAVCVSGISDLRADEDDIIFQRSLFNGKLAMDIRATDGPVVLTALPGAFSKSPDDPGLTADPEIIVRSVENTAVAYQPLTITAADDTDAGIDRADIIIAAGRGIGDRENLELVHRLARLFPNAAVAASRPLCDLKWLPYSRQVGATGKTVAPKLYLACGISGAQQHVYGMKDSQWIAAINTDPNAAIFSVADYCVVEDVTTFLPVLADMYENR